From one Streptomyces sp. NBC_01478 genomic stretch:
- a CDS encoding alpha/beta fold hydrolase, giving the protein MTDAGTAPNRSPGQDHVPGMPLRDLAGFTHRWADAEGIRLHAVEGGRPDGPTVVLLAGFPQTWWAWHQVMPRLAERFHVIAVDLPGQGHSDRPREGYDTHTLAARVQAALTALDVPKYWLAAHDIGACVAFSLALRYQDRLHGVALLDAGIPGVTLPDTIPTDPERAWKTWHLAFHLVPDLPETLITGRERDYVGWFLRTKTLSPDTFDSADIDHYAASVAAEGGLRAALGYFRDAAASARRNQDALAQRKLTLPVLGISSSHGSIPDMAAALSPWAEHVTGTVIPEAGHFIPDEQPDATVAALTAFIDHASVG; this is encoded by the coding sequence ATGACCGACGCCGGCACCGCCCCGAACCGCTCCCCCGGCCAGGACCACGTCCCCGGGATGCCCCTGCGCGACCTCGCGGGCTTCACCCACCGCTGGGCCGACGCGGAAGGAATCCGCCTGCACGCCGTGGAGGGCGGCCGGCCGGACGGCCCCACGGTCGTCCTGCTCGCCGGATTCCCACAGACTTGGTGGGCCTGGCACCAGGTGATGCCGCGCCTCGCCGAGCGCTTCCACGTGATCGCGGTCGACCTGCCGGGCCAGGGCCACTCCGACCGCCCCCGAGAGGGCTACGACACCCACACCCTCGCCGCCCGCGTCCAGGCCGCACTGACCGCGCTCGACGTGCCGAAGTACTGGCTCGCCGCCCACGACATCGGGGCCTGCGTCGCCTTCTCCCTCGCCCTGAGGTACCAGGACCGCCTGCACGGCGTCGCCCTGCTCGACGCCGGCATCCCGGGGGTCACCCTCCCCGACACCATCCCGACCGACCCCGAACGGGCCTGGAAAACCTGGCACTTGGCCTTCCACCTGGTCCCCGACCTGCCCGAGACACTGATCACCGGCCGCGAACGCGACTACGTGGGCTGGTTCCTGCGGACCAAGACGCTGTCCCCGGACACGTTCGACAGCGCCGACATCGACCACTACGCCGCCTCCGTCGCGGCCGAGGGCGGCCTCCGGGCGGCCCTCGGCTATTTCCGCGACGCCGCCGCATCGGCCCGCAGGAACCAGGACGCCCTCGCCCAGCGGAAGTTGACCCTCCCCGTCCTGGGAATCTCCAGCTCCCACGGCTCGATCCCCGACATGGCCGCCGCCCTCAGCCCCTGGGCGGAGCACGTGACCGGCACGGTCATCCCGGAGGCCGGCCACTTCATCCCCGACGAGCAACCCGACGCGACGGTGGCCGCGTTGACCGCGTTCATCGATCACGCGAGCGTCGGATAG
- a CDS encoding Ppx/GppA phosphatase family protein gives MTRVAAIDCGTNSIRLLVADVTPETGELVDLDRRMTIVRLGQGVDRTGRLAPEALERTFAACRDYAAIIKELGAERLRFVATSASRDASNRDDFVRGVLDILGVEPEVVTGDEEAELSFTGATKELTGRDDLALAKPYLVVDIGGGSTEFVVGDDSVRAARSVDIGCVRMTERHLVRDGKVTDPPTPDQITAMRADIEAALDLAEQTVPLREARTLVGLAGSVTTVSAIAQDLPEYDTEAIHHSRVSYDRVREITTSLLNSTHAERAAIPSMHPGRVDVIGAGALVLLSIMERVGATEVVVSEHDILDGIAFKTAAG, from the coding sequence GTGACCCGGGTCGCCGCCATCGACTGCGGTACGAACTCGATCCGCCTCCTCGTCGCCGACGTGACCCCGGAGACCGGTGAACTCGTCGACCTGGACCGGCGGATGACGATCGTCCGGCTCGGCCAGGGCGTCGACCGCACCGGCCGCCTTGCCCCCGAGGCGCTGGAGCGGACCTTCGCGGCCTGCCGCGACTACGCCGCGATCATCAAGGAACTCGGCGCCGAACGCCTCCGCTTCGTCGCCACGTCGGCCTCCCGCGACGCCTCGAACCGCGACGACTTCGTGCGCGGCGTCCTGGACATCCTCGGCGTGGAACCGGAGGTCGTCACCGGCGACGAGGAGGCCGAGCTCTCCTTCACCGGCGCGACGAAGGAACTCACCGGCCGCGACGACCTGGCCCTCGCCAAGCCCTATCTCGTCGTCGACATCGGCGGCGGCTCCACCGAGTTCGTCGTCGGCGACGACAGCGTCCGCGCGGCCCGCTCCGTGGACATCGGCTGCGTCCGCATGACCGAGCGCCACCTGGTCCGCGACGGCAAGGTCACCGACCCGCCCACCCCGGACCAGATCACGGCGATGCGCGCCGACATCGAGGCCGCCCTCGACCTCGCCGAACAGACGGTCCCGCTGCGCGAGGCCCGCACCCTGGTGGGCCTGGCCGGCTCGGTCACCACGGTCTCCGCGATCGCCCAGGACCTCCCCGAGTACGACACGGAGGCCATCCACCACTCCCGCGTCTCCTACGACCGGGTCCGCGAGATCACCACGTCCCTGCTGAACTCCACCCACGCCGAACGCGCCGCGATCCCCTCCATGCACCCGGGCCGCGTCGACGTCATCGGCGCGGGCGCCCTCGTACTCCTCTCGATCATGGAGCGGGTCGGGGCGACGGAGGTCGTGGTGAGCGAGCACGACATCCTGGATGGGATCGCCTTCAAGACGGCGGCGGGGTAA
- a CDS encoding DUF501 domain-containing protein yields MHTPPPPTPRTEPTDADVEAFKQQLGRPPRGLRAIAHRCPCGQPDVVETAPRLPDGTPFPTTYYLTCPRAASAIGTLEANGVMKEMTARLETDPELAAAYRAAHEDYIARRDAIEVLEGFPSAGGMPDRVKCLHVLVGHSLAAGPGVNPLGDEALAMLPEWWAKGPCVTVPGVAEKEDDQ; encoded by the coding sequence ATGCATACGCCCCCGCCGCCCACCCCGCGCACCGAGCCCACCGACGCCGACGTCGAGGCCTTCAAGCAGCAACTCGGGCGTCCGCCGCGCGGGTTGCGCGCGATCGCGCACCGTTGCCCGTGCGGACAGCCGGACGTGGTGGAGACGGCCCCCCGCCTCCCCGACGGCACGCCCTTCCCGACGACGTACTACCTCACGTGCCCGCGCGCCGCCTCGGCGATCGGCACCCTTGAGGCGAACGGCGTCATGAAGGAGATGACGGCCCGTCTGGAGACGGACCCCGAACTCGCCGCCGCCTACCGCGCCGCGCACGAGGACTACATCGCCCGCCGCGACGCCATCGAGGTCCTGGAGGGCTTCCCGAGCGCGGGCGGCATGCCGGACCGGGTGAAGTGCCTGCACGTCCTGGTGGGCCACTCCCTGGCCGCGGGCCCGGGCGTCAACCCGCTGGGCGACGAGGCCCTCGCCATGCTGCCGGAGTGGTGGGCCAAGGGCCCGTGCGTGACCGTGCCCGGGGTGGCGGAGAAGGAGGACGACCAGTGA
- a CDS encoding FtsB family cell division protein: MAVKDRDRFSTATRLKLLGEQTAARVYRSQTKRQARRSRLTGRAALLALVLCSLIVALAYPIRQYVSQRAEISDLERQQDQARQRVEQLRDLKARWQDDSYAEQQIRQRLHYVMPGETGYIVIDPDAAKQSRAELGAADRPWYANVWDGVDRSDASDK; the protein is encoded by the coding sequence ATGGCCGTGAAGGACCGGGACCGGTTCTCCACCGCGACCAGGCTCAAGCTGCTCGGCGAGCAGACGGCGGCCCGTGTCTACCGGTCCCAGACCAAGCGGCAGGCCCGCCGCTCCCGGCTCACCGGCCGGGCGGCCCTCCTCGCCCTGGTGCTGTGCTCGCTGATCGTGGCGCTGGCGTACCCGATAAGGCAGTACGTCTCCCAGCGCGCCGAGATCTCCGACCTGGAGCGGCAGCAGGACCAGGCCCGGCAGCGCGTCGAGCAACTCCGCGACCTCAAGGCGCGCTGGCAGGACGACTCGTACGCGGAACAGCAGATCCGGCAGCGGCTGCACTATGTGATGCCCGGGGAGACGGGCTACATCGTGATCGACCCGGACGCGGCGAAGCAGTCACGCGCCGAACTGGGCGCCGCCGACCGCCCCTGGTACGCGAACGTGTGGGACGGCGTCGACAGGTCCGACGCCTCCGACAAGTGA
- the eno gene encoding phosphopyruvate hydratase: MLVPSIDVVVAREILDSRGNPTVEVEVGLDDGSTGRAAVPSGASTGAFEAVELRDGDPNRYGGKGVEKAVLAVIEQIGPELVGYDATEQRLIDQAMFDLDATDNKGSLGANAILGVSLAVAHAASEASDLPLFRYLGGPNAHLLPVPMMNILNGGSHADSNVDIQEFMIAPIGAESFSEALRWGAEVYHTLKKVLKTKGLSTGLGDEGGFAPNLESNRAALDLILEAIKQAGYIPGEQIGLALDVAASEFYKDGKYEFEGKSRSAAEMTEYYEELVAAYPLVSIEDPLYEDDWAGWKVITDRLGDKVQIVGDDLFVTNPERLARGIEEGTANALLVKVNQIGSLTETLDAVEMAQRNGFKCMMSHRSGETEDVTIADLAVAVNCGQIKTGAPARSDRVAKYNQLLRIEEILDDAAEYAGRSAFPRFKG, encoded by the coding sequence ATGCTCGTGCCGTCCATCGACGTCGTCGTAGCCCGGGAAATCCTGGACTCCCGAGGCAACCCCACGGTCGAGGTCGAGGTCGGCCTCGACGACGGCAGCACGGGTCGTGCCGCCGTTCCGTCCGGCGCCTCCACGGGTGCCTTCGAAGCCGTCGAACTGCGTGACGGCGACCCCAACCGCTACGGCGGCAAGGGTGTCGAGAAGGCCGTACTCGCCGTCATCGAGCAGATCGGCCCGGAGCTCGTCGGCTACGACGCCACCGAGCAGCGCCTGATCGACCAGGCGATGTTCGACCTGGACGCCACCGACAACAAGGGCTCGCTCGGCGCCAACGCCATCCTCGGCGTCTCCCTCGCCGTCGCGCACGCCGCCTCCGAGGCGTCCGACCTCCCCCTCTTCCGCTACCTGGGCGGCCCGAACGCGCACCTGCTGCCCGTTCCGATGATGAACATCCTGAACGGCGGCTCGCACGCCGACTCGAACGTGGACATCCAGGAGTTCATGATCGCCCCGATCGGCGCGGAGTCCTTCTCCGAGGCGCTGCGCTGGGGCGCCGAGGTCTACCACACCCTCAAGAAGGTGCTGAAGACCAAGGGCCTGTCCACCGGCCTCGGCGACGAGGGCGGCTTCGCCCCGAACCTGGAGTCGAACCGCGCCGCCCTCGACCTCATCCTCGAGGCCATCAAGCAGGCCGGTTACATCCCCGGTGAGCAGATCGGGCTCGCGCTCGACGTCGCCGCGTCCGAGTTCTACAAGGACGGCAAGTACGAGTTCGAGGGCAAGTCCCGCTCGGCCGCCGAGATGACCGAGTACTACGAGGAGCTCGTGGCGGCCTACCCGCTCGTCTCCATCGAGGACCCGCTGTACGAGGACGACTGGGCCGGCTGGAAGGTCATCACCGACCGCCTCGGCGACAAGGTCCAGATCGTCGGCGACGACCTCTTCGTCACCAACCCCGAGCGCCTCGCCCGCGGCATCGAGGAGGGCACCGCCAACGCCCTGCTCGTCAAGGTGAACCAGATCGGCTCGCTGACCGAGACCCTGGACGCCGTCGAGATGGCCCAGCGCAACGGCTTCAAGTGCATGATGTCCCACCGCTCCGGCGAGACCGAGGACGTCACCATCGCCGACCTCGCCGTCGCGGTGAACTGCGGCCAGATCAAGACCGGCGCCCCGGCCCGCTCGGACCGCGTCGCCAAGTACAACCAGCTCCTGCGCATCGAGGAGATCCTCGACGACGCGGCCGAGTACGCGGGCCGTTCCGCTTTCCCGCGTTTCAAGGGCTGA
- a CDS encoding transglycosylase family protein — MLFSSKGKHRRPSVLQRSTRVATLAGVTGVAIAAPLMATGSASAATASEWDTVASCESGGNWSINTGNGYYGGLQFSASTWAAYGGTAYASTANQASKSQQIAVAEKVLAAQGKGAWPTCGTGLSGAGYSGGSSSSGSGSSSSSSSGSTSTRSTDTTTSRSAERPAAKKTVTTPTGKKVKKGDGEYKVVKGDSLSAIAEKHKVKGGWQQLFKLNKDIIDDADVIYPGQQLHLK, encoded by the coding sequence ATGCTGTTTTCCAGCAAGGGCAAGCACCGCCGTCCGTCAGTTCTTCAACGGTCTACCCGTGTCGCCACGCTCGCCGGCGTGACCGGTGTCGCCATCGCCGCCCCGCTCATGGCGACCGGCAGCGCCTCCGCCGCCACCGCCTCCGAGTGGGACACGGTCGCGAGCTGCGAGTCCGGCGGCAACTGGTCCATCAACACCGGTAACGGCTACTACGGCGGTCTGCAGTTCTCCGCCTCGACGTGGGCCGCGTACGGCGGCACCGCCTACGCCTCCACCGCGAACCAGGCCTCCAAGTCCCAGCAGATAGCCGTGGCGGAGAAGGTTCTCGCGGCCCAGGGCAAGGGCGCCTGGCCCACCTGTGGCACCGGCCTGTCGGGCGCCGGTTACTCCGGCGGCAGCTCCTCGAGCGGCAGCGGCTCGTCGAGCAGCTCCTCCAGCGGCAGCACCAGCACCCGCTCGACCGACACCACCACCTCCCGCTCCGCCGAGCGCCCGGCCGCCAAGAAGACCGTCACCACCCCGACCGGCAAGAAGGTCAAGAAGGGTGACGGCGAGTACAAGGTCGTCAAGGGCGACAGCCTCAGCGCGATCGCCGAGAAGCACAAGGTCAAGGGCGGCTGGCAGCAGCTGTTCAAGCTGAACAAGGACATCATCGACGACGCCGACGTCATCTACCCGGGCCAGCAGCTCCACCTGAAGTGA